In Pseudomonas sp. R76, one genomic interval encodes:
- the nuoH gene encoding NADH-quinone oxidoreductase subunit NuoH, translated as MTWFTPEVIDVIISVVKAIVILLAVVVAGALLSFVERRLLGWWQDRYGPNRVGPFGMFQIAADMLKMFFKEDWTPPFADKVIFTLAPVVAMSALLIAFAVIPITPTWGVADLNIGLLFFFAMAGLSVYAVLFAGWSSNNKFALLGSLRASAQTVSYEVFMGLALMGIVVQVGSFNMRDIVEYQAQNLWFIIPQFFGFCTFFIAGVAVTHRHPFDQPEAEQELADGYHIEYAGMKWGMFFVGEYIGIILISALLVTLFFGGWHGPFNILPQLAFFWFFLKTAFFIMLFILLRASIPRPRYDQVMDFSWRFCLPLTLINLLVTAAVVLLNTPAGAVQ; from the coding sequence ATGACCTGGTTCACCCCTGAAGTGATCGACGTGATCATCTCGGTCGTCAAGGCCATCGTGATCCTGTTGGCCGTGGTCGTTGCGGGCGCCCTGCTCAGCTTCGTCGAACGTCGCCTGCTGGGCTGGTGGCAGGACCGTTACGGTCCGAACCGCGTTGGCCCGTTCGGCATGTTCCAGATCGCTGCCGACATGCTCAAAATGTTCTTCAAGGAAGACTGGACCCCGCCGTTTGCCGACAAGGTGATCTTCACCCTGGCACCGGTCGTGGCCATGAGCGCCTTGCTGATCGCCTTCGCAGTCATCCCGATCACCCCGACCTGGGGCGTGGCGGACCTGAACATCGGCTTGCTGTTCTTCTTCGCCATGGCCGGTCTGTCGGTCTACGCGGTGCTGTTCGCCGGTTGGTCGAGCAACAACAAGTTCGCCCTGCTGGGCAGCTTGCGGGCTTCGGCCCAGACCGTGTCCTACGAAGTGTTCATGGGCCTGGCGCTGATGGGCATCGTGGTGCAGGTCGGCTCGTTCAACATGCGCGACATCGTCGAGTACCAGGCGCAGAACCTGTGGTTCATCATTCCGCAGTTCTTCGGCTTCTGTACCTTCTTCATCGCTGGCGTCGCCGTGACTCACCGTCACCCGTTCGACCAACCGGAAGCGGAACAGGAACTGGCTGACGGTTACCACATTGAATACGCCGGCATGAAATGGGGCATGTTCTTCGTTGGCGAATACATCGGCATCATCTTGATCTCGGCACTGCTGGTCACGCTGTTCTTCGGCGGCTGGCACGGCCCGTTCAACATCCTGCCGCAACTGGCGTTCTTCTGGTTCTTCTTGAAGACGGCGTTCTTCATCATGCTGTTCATCCTGCTGCGCGCCTCTATTCCGCGCCCACGCTATGACCAGGTGATGGATTTCAGCTGGAGATTCTGCCTGCCGCTGACCCTGATCAATTTGCTGGTGACGGCTGCTGTTGTGTTGTTGAACACGCCAGCCGGCGCGGTTCAGTGA
- the nuoI gene encoding NADH-quinone oxidoreductase subunit NuoI, protein MFKYIGDIVKGTGTQLRSLVMVFGHGFRKRDTLQYPEEAVYLPPRYRGRIVLTRDPDGEERCVACNLCAVACPVGCISLQKAETEDGRWYPDFFRINFSRCIFCGLCEEACPTTAIQLTPDFEMAEFKRQDLVYEKEDLLISGPGKNPDYNFYRVAGMAVAGKPKGAAQNEAEPINVKSLLP, encoded by the coding sequence ATGTTCAAATATATTGGCGACATCGTTAAGGGTACTGGTACCCAGCTGCGAAGCCTGGTGATGGTTTTCGGCCATGGCTTCCGCAAACGCGACACCCTGCAATACCCGGAAGAAGCGGTGTACCTGCCGCCGCGCTATCGCGGCCGTATCGTGCTGACCCGCGACCCCGATGGCGAAGAGCGTTGCGTAGCCTGCAACCTGTGCGCCGTGGCGTGCCCGGTGGGTTGCATCTCCCTGCAGAAAGCTGAAACCGAAGACGGTCGCTGGTACCCGGACTTCTTCCGCATCAACTTCTCGCGCTGCATTTTCTGCGGCCTCTGCGAGGAAGCTTGCCCGACCACCGCGATCCAGCTGACACCGGATTTCGAGATGGCCGAGTTCAAACGTCAGGACCTGGTGTACGAGAAAGAAGATCTGCTGATCTCTGGTCCCGGTAAAAACCCTGATTACAACTTCTATCGTGTTGCAGGTATGGCCGTTGCCGGTAAGCCGAAGGGCGCCGCACAAAACGAAGCCGAGCCGATCAACGTGAAGAGCTTGCTGCCTTAA
- the nuoJ gene encoding NADH-quinone oxidoreductase subunit J, whose protein sequence is MEFAFYFASGIAVVSTLRVITNTNPVHALLYLIISLIAVAMTFFSLGAPFAGVLEVIAYAGAIMVLFVFVVMMLNLGPASVAQERVWLKPGIWLGPVVLAALLLGELLYVLFAHQSGQAIGHTTVDAKAVGISLFGPYLLMVELASMLLLAAAITAFHLGRNEAKEQ, encoded by the coding sequence ATGGAATTCGCTTTCTATTTCGCGTCGGGTATTGCAGTGGTGTCCACGCTTCGCGTGATCACCAACACCAACCCCGTGCACGCCCTGCTCTACCTGATCATTTCGCTGATCGCCGTGGCCATGACCTTTTTCAGCCTCGGCGCACCGTTCGCCGGTGTCCTGGAAGTGATCGCCTACGCCGGCGCCATCATGGTGCTGTTCGTGTTTGTGGTGATGATGCTCAACCTGGGGCCGGCTTCGGTCGCCCAGGAACGCGTCTGGCTCAAGCCCGGCATCTGGCTCGGCCCGGTTGTCCTGGCAGCGCTGCTGCTGGGTGAACTGCTGTATGTGCTGTTCGCTCACCAGAGCGGCCAGGCCATCGGCCACACCACCGTAGACGCCAAAGCCGTAGGCATCAGCCTGTTCGGCCCGTACCTGCTGATGGTCGAACTGGCTTCGATGCTGCTGCTCGCTGCAGCCATCACCGCCTTCCACTTGGGCCGCAACGAAGCCAAGGAGCAATGA
- the nuoK gene encoding NADH-quinone oxidoreductase subunit NuoK, with amino-acid sequence MPAIPLEHGLAVAGILFCLGLVGLMVRRNILFVLMSLEIMMNAAALAFIVAGARWGQPDGQVMFILVISLAAAEASIGLAILLQLYRRFHTLDIDAASEMRG; translated from the coding sequence ATGCCTGCTATCCCTTTGGAGCATGGTCTGGCGGTCGCCGGCATCCTGTTCTGCCTTGGCCTGGTCGGCCTGATGGTTCGCCGTAACATTCTGTTCGTGTTGATGAGCCTGGAAATCATGATGAACGCTGCAGCACTGGCGTTCATCGTTGCAGGTGCACGTTGGGGCCAGCCGGATGGACAAGTCATGTTCATCCTGGTGATCAGCCTGGCAGCCGCCGAAGCCAGTATTGGCCTGGCGATCCTGCTGCAACTGTATCGTCGCTTCCACACGCTTGATATCGACGCTGCCAGTGAGATGCGCGGATGA
- the nuoL gene encoding NADH-quinone oxidoreductase subunit L: MNMIFLTFVFPLIGFLLLSFSRGRWSENLSALIGVGSIGLSAIVAAYVIWQFNVAPPEGGHYTLVLWQWMSVDGFKPNFALYVDGLSITMLGVVVGVGFLIHLFASWYMRGEAGYSRFFSYTNLFIASMLFLVLGDNLLFLYFGWEGVGLCSYLLIGFYYSNRNNGNAALKAFIVTRIGDVFMAIGLFILFQQVGTLNIQELLVLAPQKFQVGDFWITLATLMLLGGAVGKSAQLPLQTWLADAMAGPTPVSALIHAATMVTAGVYLIARTHGLFTLAPEILHLVGLVGGVTLVLAGFAALVQTDIKRILAYSTMSQIGYMFLALGVGAWDAAIFHLMTHAFFKALLFLASGAVIVACHHEQNIFKMGGLWKKLPLAYASFIVGGAALAALPLVTAGFYSKDEILWEAFASGNQNLLYAGLVGAFMTSLYTFRLIFITFHGEAKTEAHAGHGISHWLPLSVLIILSTFIGAMITPPLAGVLPESAGHAGGAAKHSLEIASGAIALAGILLAALLFLGKRRFVTAVANSGIGRFLSAWWFAAWGFDWIYDKLFVKPYLAISHVLRKDPLDQTIGLIPRAAKAGHTALSRSETGQLRWYAASMAVGAVLVIGAIVVVAV, translated from the coding sequence ATGAACATGATCTTTCTGACTTTCGTATTTCCCCTGATCGGTTTCCTGCTGCTGTCGTTCTCCCGTGGACGCTGGTCGGAAAACCTTTCCGCCCTGATCGGTGTGGGTTCCATTGGCCTGTCGGCGATCGTCGCCGCCTACGTCATCTGGCAATTCAACGTGGCGCCGCCGGAAGGCGGCCACTACACCCTGGTGCTGTGGCAGTGGATGTCGGTGGACGGCTTCAAGCCGAACTTCGCCCTCTACGTCGACGGCCTGTCGATCACCATGCTCGGCGTGGTGGTCGGTGTGGGCTTCCTGATCCACCTGTTCGCATCCTGGTACATGCGCGGTGAAGCCGGTTACTCGCGCTTCTTCTCGTACACCAACCTGTTTATCGCCAGCATGCTGTTCCTGGTATTGGGCGATAACCTGTTGTTCCTGTACTTCGGCTGGGAAGGCGTGGGCCTGTGCTCGTACCTGTTGATCGGTTTCTACTACAGCAACCGCAACAACGGCAACGCGGCACTCAAGGCCTTCATCGTTACCCGCATCGGCGACGTGTTCATGGCCATCGGCCTGTTCATCCTGTTCCAACAAGTGGGCACGCTGAACATCCAGGAACTGCTGGTGCTGGCACCGCAGAAATTCCAGGTCGGCGACTTCTGGATCACCCTGGCAACCCTGATGCTGCTGGGCGGCGCCGTAGGTAAATCCGCGCAACTGCCACTGCAAACCTGGCTGGCGGATGCGATGGCCGGCCCTACGCCGGTTTCCGCACTGATTCACGCGGCAACCATGGTAACTGCCGGTGTCTACCTGATTGCCCGTACCCACGGCCTGTTCACCCTGGCGCCGGAAATCCTGCACCTGGTGGGCCTGGTCGGCGGCGTAACGCTGGTACTGGCCGGTTTTGCCGCGCTGGTGCAGACCGACATCAAGCGGATCCTCGCCTACTCGACCATGAGCCAGATCGGCTACATGTTCCTGGCCCTGGGCGTCGGCGCCTGGGACGCGGCGATCTTCCACCTGATGACCCACGCCTTCTTCAAGGCCCTGCTGTTCCTTGCTTCCGGTGCGGTGATCGTTGCCTGCCACCACGAGCAGAACATCTTCAAAATGGGCGGCCTGTGGAAGAAACTGCCGTTGGCCTACGCCAGCTTCATCGTCGGTGGTGCCGCCCTGGCTGCCCTGCCGCTGGTGACCGCAGGTTTCTACTCGAAAGACGAAATCCTCTGGGAAGCCTTTGCCAGCGGTAACCAGAACCTGCTGTACGCAGGCTTGGTCGGTGCCTTCATGACCTCGCTGTATACCTTCCGCCTGATCTTCATCACCTTCCACGGTGAAGCCAAGACCGAAGCACACGCAGGCCACGGCATCTCCCACTGGTTGCCACTGTCGGTGCTGATCATCCTGTCGACCTTCATCGGCGCCATGATCACCCCGCCACTGGCCGGCGTACTGCCGGAAAGCGCTGGCCATGCCGGCGGCGCCGCCAAGCACAGCCTGGAAATCGCCTCGGGCGCCATCGCCCTGGCCGGTATCCTGCTGGCAGCCCTGCTGTTCCTCGGCAAGCGTCGCTTCGTTACCGCTGTTGCCAACAGTGGCATCGGCCGCTTCCTGTCGGCCTGGTGGTTCGCCGCCTGGGGCTTCGACTGGATCTACGACAAACTGTTCGTCAAGCCTTACCTTGCGATCAGCCATGTACTGCGCAAAGACCCGCTCGACCAGACCATCGGTTTGATCCCGCGCGCCGCCAAGGCCGGTCACACCGCCCTGAGCCGCAGCGAGACGGGCCAATTGCGTTGGTACGCCGCCTCCATGGCCGTTGGTGCCGTGCTGGTGATCGGCGCCATCGTCGTCGTGGCGGTGTAA
- the nuoM gene encoding NADH-quinone oxidoreductase subunit M produces MILPWLILIPFIGGLLCWMGERFGATLPRWIALLTMSLELALGLWLWAHGDYSFAPAPGVDPTFALEFKHVWIQRFGINVHLALDGLSLLMILLTGLLGILSVLCSWKEIQRHVGFFHLNLMWILGGVVGVFLALDLFMFFFFWEMMLVPMYFLIALWGHSSSDGKKTRIYAATKFFIFTQASGLIMLVAILGLVLVNFNNTGVITFNYADLLKTKMSLTTEYILMLGFFIAFAVKLPVVPFHSWLPDAHAQAPTAGSVDLAGILLKTAAYGLLRFALPLFPNASAEFAPIAMTLGLIGIFYGAFLAFAQTDIKRLIAFSSVSHMGFVLIGIYSGSQLALQGAVIQMLAHGVSAAALFILSGQLYERLHTRDMREMGGVWSRIAYLPAISLFFAAASLGLPGTGNFIGEFLILMGSFVHTPWISAIATSGLVFGSVYSLIMIHRAYFGPAKSDTVLQGMDARELIMVLGLAVLLIYIGVYPQPFLDTSAATMHGVQQWFSTAFTQLASAR; encoded by the coding sequence ATGATTCTGCCCTGGCTAATCCTGATCCCCTTTATCGGCGGCCTGCTCTGCTGGATGGGTGAACGCTTCGGCGCCACCCTCCCCCGCTGGATTGCGTTGCTGACCATGTCCCTGGAACTCGCGCTCGGCCTCTGGCTGTGGGCCCACGGTGACTATTCATTCGCTCCGGCACCGGGTGTCGATCCAACCTTCGCGCTTGAATTCAAGCACGTGTGGATCCAGCGCTTCGGCATCAACGTGCACCTGGCCCTCGACGGCCTGTCGCTGTTGATGATCCTGCTGACCGGCCTGCTGGGTATCCTTTCGGTACTCTGCTCCTGGAAAGAAATTCAGCGTCACGTGGGCTTCTTCCACCTGAACCTGATGTGGATCCTGGGCGGTGTTGTCGGCGTGTTCCTCGCCCTCGACCTGTTCATGTTCTTCTTCTTCTGGGAAATGATGCTGGTGCCGATGTACTTCCTCATCGCGCTCTGGGGTCACAGTTCTTCGGACGGCAAGAAAACCCGGATCTACGCGGCGACCAAGTTCTTCATCTTCACCCAGGCTTCCGGCCTGATCATGTTGGTGGCGATCCTGGGTCTGGTACTGGTCAACTTCAACAACACCGGCGTGATTACCTTCAACTACGCCGACCTGTTGAAAACCAAGATGTCGCTGACCACCGAGTACATCCTGATGCTGGGCTTCTTCATCGCCTTCGCGGTGAAGCTGCCGGTGGTGCCGTTCCACTCCTGGCTGCCTGACGCTCACGCCCAGGCGCCGACCGCAGGTTCCGTGGACCTGGCCGGTATCCTGCTGAAGACCGCTGCTTACGGCCTGCTGCGTTTCGCCCTGCCGCTGTTCCCGAATGCCTCGGCCGAGTTCGCGCCGATCGCCATGACCCTGGGTCTGATCGGGATCTTCTACGGTGCGTTCCTGGCCTTCGCACAAACCGACATCAAGCGTCTGATCGCCTTCTCGTCCGTTTCCCACATGGGTTTCGTACTGATCGGCATCTACTCCGGCAGCCAGCTGGCGTTGCAAGGCGCCGTGATCCAGATGTTGGCCCACGGTGTTTCCGCCGCGGCACTGTTTATCCTCAGTGGTCAGCTGTACGAGCGCCTGCACACCCGTGACATGCGTGAAATGGGTGGCGTGTGGTCGCGCATCGCTTACCTGCCGGCGATCAGCCTGTTCTTCGCTGCTGCGTCGCTGGGCTTGCCGGGCACCGGCAACTTCATCGGCGAGTTCCTGATCCTGATGGGTTCGTTCGTGCACACGCCGTGGATCAGCGCCATTGCTACATCCGGCCTGGTGTTTGGTTCGGTTTACTCGCTGATCATGATCCACCGCGCCTACTTCGGCCCGGCCAAGTCCGACACCGTCCTGCAAGGGATGGATGCTCGCGAACTGATCATGGTGCTCGGCCTTGCGGTACTGCTGATCTACATCGGCGTGTACCCGCAACCGTTCCTGGACACTTCTGCCGCGACGATGCATGGCGTGCAGCAGTGGTTCAGCACCGCCTTCACTCAACTCGCTTCGGCACGGTAA
- the nuoN gene encoding NADH-quinone oxidoreductase subunit NuoN, whose product MEFTIQHFIALAPLLITSLTIVVVMLAIAWRRNHSQTFLLSCAGLNLALLSIIPALKVAPLAVTPLMMIDDFALLYIALILVATLACVTLAHAYLGEGGTGYPGNKEELYLLILLAAAGGIVLVSAQHLAGLFIGLELLSIPTYGLVAYAFFNKRSLEAGIKYMVLSAAGSAFLLFGMALLYAEAGSLSFTGIGHALATTSMPAPIAQLGLAMMLIGLAFKLSLVPFHLWTPDVYEGAPAPVAAFLATASKVAVFAVMVRLFQISPAANTGVLSNVLTVIAIASILFGNLLALTQNNLKRLLGYSSIAHFGYLLIALVASKGLAVEAMGVYLVTYVITSLGAFGVITLMSSPFKGRDADALYEYRGLFWRRPYLTAVLTVMMLSLAGIPLTAGFIGKFYIVATGVEAHEWWLVASLVLGSAIGVFYYLRVMVTLYLIEPNLRRVDAELHWEQKAGGVMLLAIALLAFFLGVYPQPLLTLVQHAVLGV is encoded by the coding sequence ATGGAATTCACTATCCAACACTTTATCGCGCTTGCGCCGCTGCTGATCACCAGCCTCACCATCGTGGTGGTGATGCTGGCGATCGCCTGGCGCCGCAATCACTCGCAAACGTTCCTGCTGTCCTGTGCCGGTTTGAACCTGGCCCTGCTGTCGATCATTCCAGCCCTCAAGGTCGCGCCATTGGCCGTGACCCCGCTGATGATGATCGATGACTTCGCGCTGCTGTACATCGCGTTGATCCTGGTCGCCACCCTGGCCTGCGTCACCCTCGCCCACGCCTACCTCGGCGAAGGCGGCACGGGCTACCCGGGCAACAAGGAAGAGCTGTACCTGCTGATCCTGCTGGCTGCGGCCGGTGGCATCGTGCTGGTCAGCGCACAGCACCTGGCCGGCTTGTTCATCGGCCTGGAACTGCTGTCGATCCCGACCTACGGCCTGGTGGCGTATGCCTTCTTCAACAAGCGCTCCCTGGAAGCCGGCATCAAGTACATGGTGCTGTCGGCCGCCGGTTCCGCGTTCCTGTTGTTCGGTATGGCCCTGCTCTACGCAGAAGCCGGCAGCCTGAGCTTCACCGGTATCGGTCACGCCCTGGCAACCACCAGCATGCCTGCGCCAATTGCCCAACTGGGCCTGGCCATGATGCTGATCGGCCTGGCGTTCAAGCTCTCCCTGGTGCCGTTCCACCTGTGGACCCCGGACGTCTACGAAGGCGCCCCGGCGCCGGTGGCGGCGTTTTTGGCCACGGCGTCGAAGGTTGCCGTGTTTGCGGTGATGGTGCGTCTGTTCCAGATCTCGCCTGCAGCCAACACCGGCGTGCTGAGCAACGTGCTGACCGTGATCGCCATTGCGTCGATCCTGTTCGGTAACCTGCTGGCCCTGACCCAGAACAACCTCAAGCGTCTGCTCGGTTACTCCTCCATCGCGCACTTCGGCTACCTGCTGATCGCGCTGGTGGCGAGCAAAGGCCTGGCTGTGGAAGCGATGGGCGTGTACCTGGTCACCTACGTGATCACCAGCCTTGGCGCCTTTGGCGTGATCACGCTGATGTCCTCGCCGTTCAAAGGCCGTGACGCTGACGCCTTGTACGAATACCGCGGCCTGTTCTGGCGCCGTCCGTACCTGACTGCCGTACTGACCGTGATGATGCTGTCCCTGGCGGGTATCCCGCTGACTGCAGGCTTTATCGGTAAGTTCTACATCGTTGCGACCGGTGTTGAAGCTCACGAATGGTGGTTGGTTGCCTCCCTCGTGCTGGGTAGCGCCATCGGCGTGTTCTACTACCTGCGTGTGATGGTCACCCTGTACCTGATCGAGCCAAACCTGCGCCGTGTGGATGCCGAGCTGCACTGGGAACAGAAAGCCGGTGGCGTGATGCTGCTGGCGATTGCCCTGCTTGCGTTCTTCTTGGGCGTGTACCCACAGCCGTTGCTCACCCTGGTGCAGCACGCGGTACTGGGCGTTTGA
- a CDS encoding gamma-glutamyltransferase family protein yields the protein MFDDLDYSQPYPSARSPVMGSNMVACSQPLAAQAGLEILRKGGNAVDAAIAAAMVLTVVEPTGCGIGSDAFAIVWDRKKLQGLNASGRSPEGWTPEHFAGQAEMPQRGWGSVTVPGAVSAWVALSERYGKLPFATLAEPAIAYAQDGYQVTPIISELWRLGADKLKDQPGFAECFLPGGKAPVAGEKVWLKDHAKTLKSIADTQGEAFYRGELAQAIIAHAQANGSVMTLDDLAHHSVEWTQTMSVPYAGAVVHELPPNGQGIATLAGLSMLEALGVGEHPVDSVETLHPVLEAMKLALADLQHHVTDSNHMRLDPERLLDPAYLRERAARVNEQAANPGHGSPKAGGTVCLSTADESGMMVSFIQSNYMGFGSGVVVPGTGISLQNRGAAFTLDPDHVNTVAPRKRPFHTIIPGFVMNADGTPLMAFGLMGGPMQAQGHLQMMMRILRYKQNPQAAANAPRWRVEAGLEVCVERAFDQQVAQALRDKGHTIKVEDPSGVFAFGGAQIIQRTQHGYVGGTDPRKDGLIAAY from the coding sequence ATGTTTGATGATCTGGATTACAGCCAACCCTATCCGTCCGCGCGCTCGCCCGTCATGGGCAGCAACATGGTCGCCTGCTCCCAGCCCCTGGCCGCTCAGGCGGGCCTGGAAATACTGCGCAAAGGCGGCAACGCGGTCGACGCCGCCATCGCCGCGGCCATGGTGCTGACCGTGGTCGAACCCACGGGCTGCGGCATTGGCAGTGACGCGTTTGCCATCGTCTGGGACAGGAAAAAACTGCAAGGCCTGAACGCCTCCGGCCGCTCGCCTGAAGGCTGGACGCCCGAGCATTTCGCCGGGCAAGCCGAAATGCCGCAGCGCGGCTGGGGCTCAGTGACCGTGCCGGGGGCGGTGTCGGCCTGGGTGGCGCTGTCCGAACGCTACGGTAAATTGCCCTTTGCCACACTGGCAGAACCGGCGATTGCCTATGCGCAAGACGGTTATCAGGTCACGCCTATCATCAGTGAATTGTGGCGCCTGGGCGCCGACAAACTGAAGGACCAACCGGGCTTTGCCGAGTGTTTTCTACCCGGTGGCAAAGCCCCTGTGGCGGGTGAGAAAGTGTGGCTCAAAGACCACGCAAAAACCCTGAAGAGCATCGCCGACACCCAGGGCGAAGCCTTCTACCGTGGCGAGCTGGCGCAGGCCATCATTGCCCATGCCCAGGCCAACGGCAGTGTCATGACCCTCGATGACCTGGCCCATCACAGCGTCGAGTGGACGCAGACGATGTCGGTGCCCTACGCCGGCGCGGTTGTTCACGAGTTGCCGCCCAACGGCCAAGGCATCGCCACACTGGCCGGGCTGAGCATGCTTGAAGCGCTCGGCGTTGGCGAACATCCGGTCGACAGCGTCGAAACCCTGCACCCGGTGCTGGAGGCGATGAAACTGGCGCTGGCCGATCTGCAGCATCACGTCACCGACAGCAACCATATGCGCCTCGACCCCGAGCGTTTACTCGACCCGGCCTATTTGCGCGAACGTGCCGCGCGGGTCAATGAGCAGGCGGCCAACCCCGGCCACGGTTCACCCAAGGCAGGCGGTACGGTGTGCCTGTCGACGGCGGACGAAAGCGGCATGATGGTGTCGTTCATCCAGTCCAACTACATGGGGTTCGGCTCAGGCGTGGTGGTGCCGGGCACCGGTATCAGCCTGCAAAACCGTGGGGCGGCGTTCACGCTTGACCCTGACCATGTGAATACCGTCGCGCCGCGCAAGCGGCCGTTTCATACCATCATCCCAGGCTTCGTCATGAATGCCGACGGTACACCATTGATGGCATTCGGCTTGATGGGCGGGCCGATGCAGGCACAAGGGCACCTTCAGATGATGATGCGCATCCTGCGTTACAAACAGAACCCGCAAGCCGCCGCCAATGCGCCCCGCTGGCGGGTCGAGGCGGGCCTTGAGGTGTGCGTGGAGCGCGCGTTCGATCAACAGGTGGCGCAGGCACTGCGCGACAAAGGCCACACCATCAAGGTTGAAGACCCAAGCGGCGTGTTTGCGTTTGGTGGCGCGCAGATCATCCAGCGCACCCAGCATGGCTATGTGGGCGGAACTGACCCGCGCAAAGACGGTTTGATAGCCGCCTACTAG
- a CDS encoding toxin has translation MDALFIELPAFERHRKDYLSDALFQGFQQELMRNPEAGDVIEGTGGLRKVRFVDERRNKGKRGGLRVIYYWWSGGTQFWLFTLYGKHEQDDLAPHHKKALKHLLDREIKARTQHET, from the coding sequence ATGGATGCTCTATTTATCGAACTGCCGGCCTTCGAACGGCATCGCAAGGATTATCTGAGTGACGCTCTTTTCCAAGGTTTTCAGCAGGAGCTGATGAGAAACCCGGAAGCGGGCGATGTCATCGAAGGGACCGGTGGGCTACGCAAGGTTCGCTTCGTTGATGAGCGACGCAACAAAGGCAAACGCGGTGGCCTGCGGGTCATTTATTACTGGTGGTCGGGCGGTACGCAATTCTGGCTGTTCACCCTGTACGGCAAACACGAACAGGACGACCTGGCCCCCCATCACAAAAAAGCCCTGAAACACCTGCTGGACAGGGAAATCAAAGCGAGAACACAACATGAAACGTGA
- a CDS encoding helix-turn-helix domain-containing protein yields MKREIFSELVESFDALADERQGKVTLRTHKVQLNNLAPLTAEEVVAVRQQLNLSRSVFAMYLRTNLRTLENWEQGRAKPNAQATTLIRLVARFPETVAQLAALG; encoded by the coding sequence ATGAAACGTGAAATCTTTTCCGAACTGGTCGAAAGCTTCGACGCCCTGGCCGACGAGCGCCAAGGCAAAGTCACCCTGCGCACCCACAAGGTCCAGCTCAACAACCTGGCCCCGCTGACCGCCGAAGAGGTGGTGGCCGTACGCCAACAGCTCAACCTGTCCCGATCGGTGTTCGCCATGTACCTGCGCACCAACCTGCGCACCCTGGAAAACTGGGAGCAAGGTCGCGCCAAGCCGAACGCCCAGGCCACCACCTTGATTCGCCTGGTGGCGCGGTTTCCGGAAACCGTGGCGCAACTCGCCGCATTAGGTTGA
- a CDS encoding outer membrane beta-barrel protein, whose protein sequence is MSKLFGKFLKGSSLLALVAAPAVVFAAPSTGPISVLGLQGSYNDFKLEGGSESDKDHMPEAGLFYNFGNKLTAESGFIYQAGIEAKYGEKSSNKLKEGQADLDLGWRAALDARNFVDVIVGGGYSWTRYEPDTNDYDVKLTNKSPFAKAALGYNHQFDDMTLRVEAGARRTIDGRAKLKVDDVGSDTVDLKDRTNPYAEVSLLMNQKGDLPVMAGLYYTRTEYKLDEDSEVADNTKLKRDEYGFKVGIAF, encoded by the coding sequence ATGTCCAAGCTATTCGGAAAATTCCTCAAAGGTTCCTCGCTGCTGGCGCTGGTCGCTGCGCCTGCCGTGGTGTTCGCTGCACCGTCCACCGGGCCGATTTCCGTACTCGGCCTGCAGGGCAGCTACAACGACTTCAAACTTGAAGGCGGTAGCGAAAGCGACAAGGACCACATGCCCGAAGCAGGCCTGTTCTATAACTTCGGCAACAAGCTCACGGCTGAATCCGGCTTTATCTACCAGGCCGGTATCGAAGCCAAGTACGGCGAAAAAAGCAGCAACAAACTCAAGGAAGGCCAGGCTGATCTGGACCTCGGCTGGCGCGCCGCGCTGGACGCGCGCAACTTTGTCGACGTGATTGTGGGCGGCGGCTACAGCTGGACCCGCTACGAGCCGGACACCAACGACTACGACGTCAAGCTCACCAACAAGTCGCCGTTCGCCAAGGCTGCCCTGGGTTACAACCACCAGTTCGATGACATGACCCTGCGCGTCGAAGCCGGTGCCCGTCGCACCATCGACGGCCGCGCCAAGCTCAAGGTGGACGACGTTGGCAGCGACACCGTGGACCTCAAGGACCGCACCAACCCGTATGCGGAAGTCAGCCTGCTGATGAACCAGAAAGGCGACCTGCCAGTGATGGCGGGCCTGTACTACACCCGTACCGAATACAAGCTCGACGAAGACTCTGAAGTCGCCGACAACACCAAGCTCAAGCGTGACGAGTACGGCTTCAAGGTCGGTATCGCGTTCTAA